A stretch of Metabacillus sp. FJAT-52054 DNA encodes these proteins:
- a CDS encoding DUF2535 family protein, translating to MLFKSLEFKRLDGQKVKVIEIPVMGKDHSYAFLIQARLQAYLTRINAEPEPKSVYSFRDYLKKILKWPDYEAIFQSEVLQNNA from the coding sequence TTGCTATTCAAAAGCCTAGAGTTCAAACGGTTGGATGGACAGAAGGTAAAGGTTATTGAGATACCGGTAATGGGAAAAGACCACAGTTATGCTTTCCTGATTCAGGCAAGACTGCAGGCATATCTGACAAGGATTAATGCAGAGCCAGAACCGAAAAGCGTCTATTCTTTCCGCGATTATCTCAAAAAGATTTTAAAATGGCCGGATTATGAAGCAATCTTTCAATCTGAAGTATTACAGAATAATGCCTAG
- a CDS encoding SOS response-associated peptidase, translating into MCGRFTQTFDEDVFEYFPVLNHSDITVERTFNAAPSQKLLAIAGSDGSYKAGYLKWGLVPSWTSALKGSGIINARAETVAEKPSFKHLIERKRCLILADSFYEWKKTDTGKNPYRFLLRSEEPFAFAGLWDRWRKDGKDLVTCTILTTKANELVHEVHDRMPVIFQHRTAFTWLDLSKEDALENLLPIPEEEMKAYQVSSMVNSPAINEPSCTFPA; encoded by the coding sequence ATGTGCGGAAGATTTACACAAACGTTCGATGAGGATGTTTTTGAATATTTCCCTGTTCTTAATCATTCAGATATAACCGTTGAAAGAACATTTAATGCGGCCCCCTCTCAAAAGCTTTTAGCCATTGCCGGCTCAGATGGGAGCTATAAGGCCGGTTATTTGAAGTGGGGGCTTGTGCCCTCCTGGACGTCAGCGCTTAAAGGTTCAGGAATTATAAATGCGAGAGCGGAAACCGTTGCTGAAAAGCCCAGTTTTAAGCACCTCATCGAGAGAAAAAGATGTTTGATTCTGGCAGACAGTTTTTACGAATGGAAAAAGACCGATACTGGAAAAAATCCATACCGTTTTCTGCTCCGTTCAGAGGAGCCGTTTGCTTTTGCAGGCTTATGGGACAGGTGGCGTAAGGACGGGAAGGACCTCGTTACATGCACGATTCTTACAACGAAGGCCAATGAACTTGTTCATGAGGTGCATGATCGAATGCCGGTTATTTTTCAGCACCGCACCGCTTTCACCTGGCTTGATTTAAGCAAAGAGGATGCGCTTGAAAACCTTCTTCCCATTCCTGAAGAAGAAATGAAAGCCTATCAGGTTTCATCAATGGTTAACTCGCCAGCAATAAACGAACCGTCCTGTACGTTTCCTGCTTGA
- the ilvA gene encoding threonine ammonia-lyase IlvA produces MNPLALQKQSSIVHVESILKAHHLLKEVVIHTPLQLNRPLSEKYQCNVYLKREDLQLVRSFKIRGAFNKMKSLSSKELENGVVCASAGNHAQGVAYSCKTLGVQGKIFMPSTTPRQKVNQVEKFANGCAEIILCGDTFDDSYHEAVKCCEEEGRAFIHPFDDEEVIAGQGTVAVEILNDTDVPIDFVFASVGGGGLISGLGTYFQAVSPNTKIMAVEPEGAASFTSAKSSGEVVTLPKISKFVDGAAVQRMGKKTFAIANGFCHETVLVPDGKVCTSILELYNDNAIVAEPAGALPIAALDFCRDEIKGKNVVCIVSGGNNDIGRLQEIKERSMIYEGLQHYFIVDFPQRAGALREFLHDVLGPSDDINRFEYTKKNNKENGPALVGIELKDKKDYSTLIARLDSKGFHYTEVIKDEQLFNLLI; encoded by the coding sequence ATGAACCCGTTAGCTCTCCAAAAACAATCGTCCATTGTCCATGTGGAATCGATTCTAAAAGCCCATCATCTACTAAAGGAAGTGGTGATCCATACCCCGCTTCAGCTGAATCGTCCTCTTTCTGAGAAATATCAATGCAATGTCTATCTTAAGAGGGAAGATCTCCAGCTTGTCCGGTCCTTCAAAATTAGAGGGGCCTTCAATAAGATGAAAAGCTTGAGCAGCAAAGAACTTGAAAATGGGGTTGTATGTGCCAGTGCCGGAAATCATGCACAGGGAGTCGCTTATTCCTGCAAGACGCTTGGGGTTCAAGGGAAAATTTTTATGCCAAGCACCACCCCGAGGCAAAAAGTGAATCAGGTGGAAAAATTCGCAAATGGCTGTGCTGAGATTATTTTGTGCGGAGATACGTTTGATGATTCCTATCATGAAGCTGTTAAATGCTGTGAGGAAGAGGGCCGGGCGTTCATACATCCGTTTGATGATGAAGAGGTCATCGCAGGTCAAGGTACAGTCGCTGTTGAAATTTTGAATGATACGGATGTGCCTATTGACTTTGTTTTTGCAAGTGTCGGCGGAGGGGGGCTGATTTCCGGTTTAGGTACATATTTTCAGGCAGTTTCACCGAATACGAAAATTATGGCGGTCGAACCGGAAGGCGCTGCATCCTTTACTTCAGCGAAGTCATCCGGTGAGGTGGTCACCCTGCCGAAAATCAGCAAATTTGTAGATGGAGCTGCCGTTCAGCGGATGGGAAAGAAGACATTTGCCATCGCCAATGGCTTTTGTCATGAAACCGTGCTCGTGCCTGATGGGAAGGTGTGCACGTCCATTTTGGAATTGTATAATGATAATGCCATTGTGGCCGAACCTGCCGGTGCATTGCCGATCGCCGCATTGGATTTTTGCCGCGATGAAATTAAAGGGAAAAATGTGGTATGTATTGTCAGCGGCGGGAACAATGATATTGGAAGGCTGCAGGAGATCAAAGAGAGGTCAATGATTTACGAAGGACTGCAGCATTATTTCATCGTGGATTTTCCGCAGCGGGCAGGGGCTTTACGAGAGTTTTTGCATGACGTACTCGGTCCTTCTGATGACATAAACCGTTTTGAATACACAAAGAAAAACAATAAAGAGAACGGTCCAGCTCTAGTGGGGATCGAATTAAAGGACAAAAAGGACTACTCAACCCTGATTGCCAGATTGGATTCCAAGGGATTCCATTACACAGAAGTCATTAAGGATGAACAGCTGTTTAACTTACTAATTTAG
- the iadA gene encoding beta-aspartyl-peptidase: MLKLIKNGELYAPEYLGKKDVITAGGKIAFIKEPGFSFPSEYLSETIDADGQAVFPGFIDSHVHIMGGGGEGGYKTRTPELQLSSAIKGGVTAIVGVIGTDGTTRTMSALLAKARALEEEGISCYVHTGSYQIPVRTLTGKIEDDLILIDKVIGCGEIAISDHRSSQPEWKEMAKIASAARIGGMLSGKAGIVNVHIGDGKGKLDLLYKVCEETDIPIKTFHPTHINRNPHLFEAGIEFAKNGGLVDFTTSTIQRFLDQGEVKCSRGLKRMLDEGVPLENITFTSDAQASLPEFNTDGELTGLQIGNITSLYNEVRDAILIENVPVEKAIQVITSNPASILKLTHKGRIAEGMDADLVLADKESLHIKTVLARGQVMMKEGKVLVKGTFE, from the coding sequence TTGCTTAAATTAATCAAAAATGGAGAGCTATATGCTCCTGAATATTTAGGAAAAAAAGATGTGATCACTGCCGGCGGTAAAATAGCTTTTATAAAGGAACCTGGATTTTCTTTTCCAAGTGAATACCTGTCAGAAACCATTGATGCAGATGGTCAGGCGGTATTTCCCGGGTTTATTGATTCACATGTACATATTATGGGCGGCGGCGGAGAAGGCGGCTATAAAACAAGGACACCGGAACTGCAATTAAGCTCCGCTATCAAGGGAGGCGTGACTGCAATAGTCGGGGTGATCGGGACGGATGGAACCACTAGAACCATGTCCGCCCTGCTTGCGAAAGCAAGGGCATTGGAGGAGGAAGGCATCTCCTGTTATGTTCACACCGGCAGCTACCAGATCCCAGTTAGGACGCTTACAGGCAAAATTGAAGATGATTTAATTCTCATTGATAAAGTCATCGGCTGCGGCGAAATTGCGATCAGTGATCACCGCTCATCCCAGCCTGAATGGAAAGAGATGGCAAAGATTGCTTCTGCTGCCAGAATCGGCGGTATGCTGTCAGGAAAAGCAGGAATCGTCAATGTTCATATAGGCGATGGCAAGGGCAAGCTGGATTTACTCTACAAGGTTTGCGAAGAGACGGACATTCCAATCAAAACGTTTCACCCTACCCATATCAACCGTAATCCTCATTTGTTTGAGGCGGGCATTGAGTTTGCCAAAAATGGAGGGCTTGTTGACTTTACTACAAGCACCATTCAGCGATTTCTGGACCAGGGAGAAGTGAAATGCAGCAGGGGTTTAAAAAGGATGCTTGATGAAGGGGTGCCTTTGGAGAACATCACCTTCACATCTGACGCCCAGGCAAGTCTTCCGGAGTTTAATACAGACGGGGAGTTGACGGGTTTGCAAATTGGAAATATTACCTCTCTTTATAATGAAGTAAGAGACGCAATCCTAATAGAGAACGTCCCGGTGGAAAAAGCAATTCAAGTAATTACCTCCAATCCAGCCTCCATCCTCAAGCTAACCCATAAGGGCAGGATAGCTGAAGGCATGGATGCCGACCTCGTACTAGCTGACAAAGAGAGTCTTCATATCAAAACGGTCCTAGCGAGAGGCCAGGTAATGATGAAGGAGGGGAAGGTCTTAGTAAAGGGAACATTTGAATAA
- a CDS encoding sigma 54-interacting transcriptional regulator, with protein MNPDKLFLVTGTEQTRKALHGQLLELFNELISIESFSIDEGLPDTFAEGPILISSPDLKKELEPFVTCDSEILEAIRTINVEKLETLLLLPEGSKVLVVSDTLESAAELIHQLIELGIQHVEFVPFKKGETTFDADLILSPGEMIHAPIHSAPKLDIGVRLIGSPTIQELANRFELSYLNSILTERQMKHAVSQQRLLTEAKTSALAAEKNLRLVVDHVSEGVIGVSASGVITAFNSVCESIFQLDRADVAGKAIQLSGLDQDVISYIVTGIEPFQLFSINGMEAAIYRNETNGIITATISRVSKASEINSAAAEWAKKGFTAKYTFDQIIGSHLSMLDTIGTAKKLALSELPVLIEGETGTGKELFAQAIHNGSGRRSGPFVAVNCSALSASLFESELFGYEAGAFTGAQKGGKKGLFEQANGGTLFLDEIGDISGDLQASLLRVLQEKEIRRVSGTQNIAVDVRIVAATNMNLREKMADGDFRADLFYRLNVFSIQIPPLRERKSDIPILAEEFLKRNRAVTRMDSKVMDMLMKEEWEGNVRELKNSIDYMLAVSDGKTIQLHDLPGKTVKKQKKKEKEAAPLQLTLMDKQEFVFILETIRISNENGEPASRRIISEISKAGSHPLTAQQVRHRLDFLEKHSYVTKGRGRAGTKITLEGMDFLHSLKSHLGNH; from the coding sequence TTGAATCCAGACAAATTATTTTTAGTAACCGGAACTGAACAAACGAGAAAAGCTCTTCACGGGCAGCTCCTTGAACTTTTTAATGAATTGATTTCGATTGAATCCTTTTCTATAGATGAAGGATTGCCTGACACTTTCGCTGAAGGTCCGATTTTAATTTCATCTCCAGATTTAAAAAAGGAACTTGAACCATTCGTTACATGTGACTCCGAAATCCTAGAGGCGATTCGAACGATCAATGTTGAAAAACTGGAGACGCTGCTGCTGCTGCCCGAAGGCTCCAAAGTTCTTGTCGTCAGCGACACACTTGAATCAGCAGCTGAGCTGATTCATCAGCTTATAGAACTTGGCATACAGCACGTCGAATTTGTTCCTTTTAAAAAAGGAGAAACCACTTTTGATGCAGACCTGATTCTTTCTCCAGGCGAAATGATTCATGCACCCATTCATTCAGCACCTAAATTGGATATAGGAGTACGTCTAATCGGATCCCCTACTATTCAGGAGCTGGCGAATCGTTTTGAACTTTCTTATTTGAACTCTATATTAACAGAACGCCAGATGAAACACGCCGTCAGTCAGCAGCGGCTTTTGACCGAAGCGAAAACTTCAGCTTTGGCAGCGGAAAAAAATCTGCGGCTTGTCGTTGATCATGTAAGTGAAGGTGTGATTGGTGTCAGTGCCTCCGGCGTGATTACGGCATTTAACTCCGTGTGCGAGTCCATTTTCCAGCTTGACCGGGCAGATGTCGCCGGTAAAGCCATTCAGCTCTCAGGACTTGATCAAGACGTGATTTCTTATATAGTAACAGGGATTGAACCCTTTCAGCTTTTCAGCATTAATGGAATGGAAGCGGCCATTTACCGGAATGAAACGAATGGGATCATTACTGCTACCATCAGCAGGGTCAGCAAAGCCTCAGAAATCAACTCTGCGGCAGCAGAATGGGCGAAAAAGGGGTTTACGGCCAAGTATACCTTTGATCAAATAATCGGCAGCCATTTAAGCATGCTGGATACAATCGGCACAGCTAAGAAACTGGCGCTTTCTGAATTGCCGGTTTTGATTGAAGGAGAAACCGGGACGGGTAAAGAACTGTTTGCACAAGCGATACATAACGGCTCCGGCAGACGTTCCGGCCCCTTTGTAGCCGTTAACTGCAGTGCTCTCTCAGCTTCCCTTTTTGAAAGCGAGCTATTCGGCTACGAGGCAGGAGCTTTTACAGGGGCACAAAAAGGCGGAAAAAAAGGACTGTTTGAACAAGCAAACGGAGGCACCCTCTTTCTGGATGAAATCGGAGATATTTCAGGTGACCTCCAGGCGAGCCTGCTTCGTGTTCTTCAGGAAAAAGAAATCCGCCGAGTAAGCGGAACCCAGAATATTGCGGTCGACGTAAGGATTGTTGCAGCCACCAATATGAATTTAAGAGAAAAAATGGCGGATGGGGATTTCCGGGCTGATCTTTTCTACCGGTTAAATGTTTTTTCCATTCAAATTCCGCCTCTTAGAGAACGAAAATCGGACATTCCAATTCTTGCAGAAGAATTTTTGAAAAGAAACAGAGCCGTCACACGGATGGACTCAAAGGTAATGGATATGTTAATGAAGGAAGAATGGGAAGGAAATGTAAGAGAATTAAAGAATTCGATAGATTACATGCTTGCCGTCTCTGACGGAAAAACCATTCAGCTTCACGATCTTCCTGGGAAAACGGTCAAAAAGCAAAAGAAAAAAGAAAAAGAAGCAGCCCCGCTTCAGCTTACCCTTATGGATAAACAGGAATTTGTGTTTATCCTCGAAACGATCCGTATTTCAAACGAAAACGGAGAACCGGCTAGCAGGAGAATCATTTCAGAAATCAGCAAAGCAGGTTCTCACCCCCTTACTGCACAGCAGGTCCGCCATAGGCTTGACTTTCTTGAAAAGCACAGCTATGTGACGAAAGGGCGCGGAAGGGCAGGCACGAAAATTACTCTCGAGGGAATGGATTTCCTCCATTCACTGAAATCTCATCTCGGAAACCATTAA
- a CDS encoding hemolysin III family protein: MEFTIKEEIANAITHGIGVLLSIPALVYLILFAVWYGDTISVVSFSIFGASMILLYLFSTLLHAIQHKKAKHIFAILDHSAIYILIAGTYTPLLLGPLRGTFGWSLLIIIWSLAIAGVVFKIFFVDRFVVLSTLFYILMGWLVIIAAKPLYEYLSVEGFMLLLLGGILYTVGSIFYVWRKIPYHHAIWHLFVLGGSASMFFCVLYYVVDVPFI, from the coding sequence ATGGAATTTACAATAAAGGAAGAGATTGCCAACGCGATTACCCACGGCATCGGTGTGCTGCTCAGCATTCCCGCTTTGGTGTACTTGATTTTGTTTGCTGTATGGTACGGGGATACAATCAGTGTGGTCAGCTTTTCAATCTTCGGAGCATCGATGATTCTGCTTTATTTATTCTCGACACTGCTTCATGCCATCCAGCATAAAAAAGCGAAGCACATTTTCGCCATATTAGATCACTCCGCCATCTATATTTTGATTGCCGGAACTTACACCCCGCTCCTTCTTGGCCCTCTCAGGGGAACCTTTGGATGGTCCCTGCTTATCATCATCTGGAGCCTTGCGATTGCCGGCGTAGTGTTTAAAATCTTTTTTGTAGACCGGTTTGTTGTGTTGTCCACACTATTTTACATTCTTATGGGCTGGCTCGTGATTATTGCAGCAAAACCGCTCTATGAGTACCTGTCGGTGGAAGGATTCATGCTTCTTCTACTTGGAGGAATTCTCTATACTGTCGGCTCCATTTTTTATGTATGGAGGAAAATACCCTATCACCACGCCATCTGGCATCTTTTTGTACTCGGCGGCAGTGCTTCGATGTTTTTCTGTGTTTTGTATTATGTTGTGGATGTGCCGTTTATTTAA
- a CDS encoding dihydrofolate reductase, with protein sequence MISFVFAMDEQRAIGKDNDLPWKLPADLAHFKKITFGSAVVMGRKTFESMGSKPLPGRRNIVVSSNPEFVADGCEILQSVKEIPLLEEEGEELFVIGGARIFEEMLPHCTKMYVTIIHHTFDGDTFFPEFDESEWRTTSKEQGIKDEKNPYNYEFLTLEKN encoded by the coding sequence TTGATTTCATTTGTTTTTGCTATGGATGAACAGCGTGCAATCGGCAAGGATAATGATCTTCCATGGAAACTGCCGGCTGATCTGGCTCATTTCAAGAAAATAACATTCGGATCTGCTGTTGTTATGGGCAGAAAGACGTTTGAATCGATGGGAAGCAAGCCTCTTCCCGGCAGAAGAAATATTGTCGTTTCTTCAAATCCTGAATTCGTTGCCGATGGATGCGAAATTCTTCAATCTGTAAAAGAAATCCCTCTTCTTGAAGAAGAGGGGGAAGAGCTGTTTGTCATTGGAGGAGCCAGAATATTTGAAGAAATGCTTCCGCACTGTACGAAGATGTATGTGACCATTATTCATCATACGTTTGATGGAGATACATTCTTTCCTGAATTTGACGAGAGTGAATGGCGCACGACTTCAAAAGAACAGGGAATTAAGGATGAAAAAAATCCGTATAATTACGAATTTTTAACCTTGGAGAAAAACTAA
- a CDS encoding thymidylate synthase: MKQYLDLCRHVLENGKAKGDRTGTGTISTFGYQMRFDLSEGFPMVTTKKLHLKSIIHELLWFLKGDTNVAYLQENGVRIWNEWADENGELGPVYGAQWRSWAGAGGETIDQIANVVHDLKHNPDSRRLIVSAWNPSDIPNMALPPCHCLFQFYVAEGKLSCQLYQRSADVFLGVPFNIASYALLTMMMAHTSGLEYGEFIHSFGDVHIYQNHLDQVNLQLGRDPKPLPHMKLNPDVTSIFDFTYEDFTLENYEAHPHIKGAVSV, translated from the coding sequence ATGAAACAGTATTTAGATCTTTGCCGGCATGTGCTGGAAAACGGAAAAGCAAAAGGCGACAGGACGGGGACGGGAACGATCAGTACGTTCGGCTATCAGATGAGGTTCGATCTAAGCGAAGGCTTCCCAATGGTTACAACGAAAAAGCTGCATTTGAAATCAATCATTCACGAACTGCTGTGGTTCTTAAAAGGCGACACAAATGTTGCCTACCTTCAGGAAAATGGTGTGAGGATATGGAATGAGTGGGCAGATGAAAATGGGGAACTGGGTCCTGTGTATGGAGCGCAGTGGCGTTCATGGGCAGGTGCTGGCGGCGAAACGATTGATCAGATTGCGAACGTCGTTCATGATTTGAAGCATAATCCCGATTCAAGACGGTTAATCGTCAGCGCCTGGAATCCGTCTGATATCCCGAATATGGCATTGCCGCCATGCCATTGCCTGTTTCAATTTTACGTTGCGGAGGGGAAGCTTTCATGCCAGCTTTATCAGCGTTCGGCAGATGTTTTCCTCGGTGTTCCTTTTAATATCGCTTCCTACGCACTTCTCACAATGATGATGGCCCATACATCGGGTCTCGAGTACGGAGAATTCATCCATAGCTTTGGAGATGTTCATATTTATCAAAATCACCTGGACCAGGTAAATCTTCAGCTTGGACGAGATCCTAAACCTCTTCCGCATATGAAGCTAAATCCTGACGTGACATCCATTTTTGATTTTACATACGAGGACTTCACACTGGAAAATTATGAAGCCCATCCTCATATTAAAGGAGCTGTCAGCGTTTGA
- a CDS encoding TerC family protein produces MNEILNAFVDTYAQFFNWQMWGEVLTSPTSWGLILTLVILEGLLSADNALVLAVMVRPLPEEQRKKALFYGLIGAYIFRFIAIGVGVFLIQITWVKLLGAAYLAWLAIKYFIDKRNGSEGDDAEDAAKLTKGSIFTRLFGQFWGTVAAVELMDIAFSVDSVLAAFGVSDQVWVLLLGGMLGVLMMRGIAGVFVKLIERIPELETTAYVLILLIAVKMAISEAGVHMPHWVFFVLIIVMFIGTFIIHKLKHNRQEKTN; encoded by the coding sequence ATGAATGAGATATTGAATGCTTTTGTAGACACGTATGCCCAGTTTTTTAACTGGCAGATGTGGGGCGAAGTACTGACAAGCCCTACAAGCTGGGGATTAATTCTTACCCTGGTCATTTTAGAAGGGCTGTTATCTGCTGACAATGCGCTTGTTCTTGCAGTTATGGTCCGCCCGCTTCCTGAGGAGCAAAGAAAGAAAGCACTTTTTTACGGTTTGATCGGAGCTTACATTTTCCGTTTCATAGCGATCGGAGTCGGAGTATTCTTAATCCAGATAACATGGGTCAAGCTGCTTGGTGCAGCGTATCTCGCTTGGCTTGCTATTAAATACTTCATTGATAAACGCAATGGGTCTGAAGGTGATGATGCCGAGGATGCAGCGAAGCTTACAAAAGGCAGCATTTTTACCCGTCTTTTTGGACAGTTCTGGGGAACGGTCGCAGCAGTTGAACTTATGGATATCGCTTTCTCCGTGGACAGTGTTCTTGCAGCATTTGGTGTAAGTGATCAAGTATGGGTTCTTCTTCTCGGAGGTATGCTTGGAGTACTCATGATGCGTGGTATCGCAGGAGTATTTGTTAAACTGATTGAGAGAATTCCTGAACTTGAAACTACAGCATATGTGCTAATTTTGCTTATAGCAGTGAAAATGGCTATAAGTGAAGCCGGAGTACACATGCCGCACTGGGTATTTTTTGTCTTAATCATCGTAATGTTCATTGGAACGTTCATTATTCATAAATTGAAACACAACCGTCAGGAAAAAACAAATTAA
- a CDS encoding phosphatidylglycerophosphatase A, with translation MAKYTMKEMTSITIDMLKDRGVTIADIADIVFRLQQRYIPALTHEDCVYNVERVLSKREIVHAVLTGLALDELAEKKLLPQPLQHLVETDEPLYGIDEIIPLSIVNVYGSIGLTNFGFLDKEKFGIIKELDEHKEDRVNTFLDDIVAALAAAAASRMAHRSRDKEEEDQSEQMIGS, from the coding sequence ATGGCAAAATACACGATGAAAGAAATGACCTCAATTACAATCGATATGCTGAAAGACAGGGGAGTAACGATAGCTGATATAGCTGATATCGTTTTCCGTCTTCAGCAGCGCTACATCCCGGCTCTTACCCATGAAGACTGCGTATATAATGTAGAGCGGGTGCTTAGCAAAAGGGAAATCGTGCACGCCGTTTTAACCGGACTTGCTTTGGATGAACTGGCCGAAAAGAAATTACTGCCGCAGCCATTGCAGCATCTCGTAGAAACGGACGAGCCATTATATGGAATTGACGAAATCATCCCCCTTTCAATCGTAAATGTATATGGTTCCATCGGACTGACCAACTTTGGATTTCTTGATAAAGAGAAGTTCGGGATTATTAAAGAGCTAGATGAGCATAAAGAAGACCGGGTTAATACATTCCTCGATGATATTGTGGCCGCATTGGCTGCAGCGGCCGCGAGCAGAATGGCCCATCGAAGCCGTGATAAAGAAGAGGAAGACCAGTCAGAGCAAATGATTGGAAGCTAA
- a CDS encoding YpjP family protein, whose protein sequence is MNKWLKKSLVALFSIVTLGMVSPPAVLLAEENSQDLSKTIIPEQSDSHKSQIIEPNIQYFKQMAKEQTHQKFGDRIGPVIESEFDTMILPKIEEVMERELTLEESSNLVISEKPGSGRSEKIFHIYDRNSGKDVIRFHVRVDHPPGDGYWFNFHYHLSRDSFEQHHELGSIYWDRNTPPAWMTH, encoded by the coding sequence ATGAATAAATGGCTTAAAAAATCGCTCGTAGCCTTGTTCTCAATTGTCACACTGGGGATGGTTTCGCCTCCCGCTGTGCTGCTCGCAGAAGAGAATTCTCAAGACTTATCTAAAACCATTATTCCCGAGCAATCAGATTCCCACAAATCGCAAATTATTGAACCGAATATCCAATATTTTAAACAAATGGCCAAAGAACAAACGCATCAAAAATTCGGGGACAGAATTGGCCCGGTAATTGAATCGGAATTTGACACGATGATCCTGCCGAAAATCGAAGAAGTAATGGAAAGAGAGCTGACATTAGAAGAATCCTCAAATCTTGTAATCAGTGAGAAACCCGGTTCAGGGAGAAGCGAAAAAATCTTTCATATTTACGACCGGAATTCCGGTAAGGATGTAATTCGTTTCCACGTCCGTGTGGATCATCCTCCAGGGGATGGCTACTGGTTCAATTTTCATTACCATTTAAGCAGAGATTCATTTGAACAGCATCATGAACTGGGCAGCATTTATTGGGATCGGAATACACCACCCGCTTGGATGACTCATTAA
- a CDS encoding YuzL family protein: protein MSRKKADPSKAQLGSPETEGQGTTNQEAGKQKSSAASKAKKM from the coding sequence ATGTCACGCAAAAAAGCGGATCCGTCTAAAGCACAGCTTGGATCACCCGAGACGGAAGGCCAGGGCACGACCAATCAGGAAGCAGGAAAACAAAAAAGCTCCGCAGCATCAAAAGCAAAGAAAATGTAA
- a CDS encoding class I SAM-dependent methyltransferase, with amino-acid sequence MDAAIPIFILKEVENVIITTVMKNFKEAEIMARVLAISLNSQYVPRNKKSISSLLENEEAVLVVGTERMELYSTPGEKPFFFHPNSAMFRVKRLLGGECDPFVEAAGIREGNTILDCTLGLASDSIVAAYAAGEKGKVCGIEGNKEMALIVGEGLKKWEAGNEDISKAMKRVEVVHADHLKFLRTCADRSFDIVYFDPMFEEALSSEGMVPLKQIAIHDDLSEDVIAEAKRVAKERVVLKDHWTSTRFEKWGFSQIKRRSASFHFGVLERED; translated from the coding sequence ATGGATGCAGCCATCCCGATTTTTATATTAAAAGAGGTTGAAAATGTGATTATTACGACAGTTATGAAAAATTTTAAAGAAGCAGAAATCATGGCAAGAGTACTGGCCATTTCATTGAATAGTCAATATGTCCCAAGAAACAAGAAGTCAATTTCCTCCCTTCTGGAAAATGAGGAAGCGGTACTGGTGGTAGGCACGGAGAGAATGGAGCTTTACAGTACACCAGGCGAAAAGCCGTTCTTTTTCCATCCGAATTCCGCTATGTTCCGGGTTAAAAGACTGCTTGGCGGAGAGTGTGATCCATTTGTTGAGGCAGCCGGGATCCGGGAAGGAAATACCATACTTGATTGTACACTGGGATTGGCATCTGACAGCATCGTTGCCGCCTATGCTGCCGGAGAAAAAGGAAAGGTATGCGGGATAGAGGGGAATAAAGAAATGGCGCTGATTGTAGGCGAGGGGCTGAAGAAGTGGGAAGCCGGCAATGAGGACATCTCAAAAGCGATGAAAAGAGTGGAGGTGGTTCACGCCGATCACCTCAAATTCCTTCGAACGTGCGCAGACCGCTCCTTTGACATTGTTTATTTTGATCCCATGTTCGAAGAGGCGCTATCCTCCGAAGGAATGGTGCCTTTAAAGCAAATTGCCATCCATGATGATTTGAGCGAAGACGTAATCGCTGAAGCAAAACGGGTAGCGAAGGAACGGGTCGTTTTAAAAGATCACTGGACGAGCACCAGGTTTGAAAAATGGGGCTTCAGCCAGATTAAACGCCGTTCAGCTTCCTTTCACTTCGGAGTTTTAGAAAGAGAGGATTAG
- a CDS encoding BrxA/BrxB family bacilliredoxin, which yields MSMAYEEYMRQMVKPMRAELTRAGFQELLTEEEVEKYMESAEGTTLVVVNSVCGCAAGLARPAATQSALNADKKPDHLVTVFAGQDKDATAKMREYFEGIEPSSPSMALLKGKEVVHFIPRHEIEGAAIEEIMANLEQSFEKHC from the coding sequence ATGTCTATGGCATATGAAGAATACATGCGTCAAATGGTTAAACCGATGAGAGCTGAATTAACAAGAGCCGGATTTCAAGAGCTTCTTACTGAAGAAGAGGTTGAAAAATACATGGAATCGGCTGAGGGAACAACGCTCGTCGTTGTGAACTCCGTCTGCGGATGTGCGGCTGGACTGGCAAGACCGGCCGCAACTCAGTCAGCATTAAATGCTGACAAAAAACCGGATCATCTTGTTACGGTTTTTGCAGGACAGGATAAGGATGCAACAGCTAAAATGAGAGAGTACTTTGAAGGAATTGAGCCTTCTTCTCCTTCTATGGCTCTTTTAAAAGGGAAAGAAGTGGTTCATTTTATCCCGAGACATGAAATTGAAGGTGCTGCAATTGAAGAAATCATGGCAAATTTAGAGCAGTCTTTTGAAAAGCACTGCTGA